A portion of the Solea senegalensis isolate Sse05_10M linkage group LG17, IFAPA_SoseM_1, whole genome shotgun sequence genome contains these proteins:
- the rsph3 gene encoding radial spoke head protein 3 homolog — MSFASYRLRDPGGTYTFSSRPRAVENRSKAPQPQALRNYGNIMYDRRVVRGNTYTQHVLPTTAQANAAESQRQQELRRRNVTRRRDTSRLKTPDALQGRTHIHVQTDLYLEELSDVVMAADNECQTDAFLDKPATPLFIPAKTGKDVATQIEDGELFDFDREVQPVLEVLVGKTMEQSLLEVMEEEELACLRAQQRAFQELRNNELAEVQRLQEQERRRSEEKRRRVAQQREALQKEKETAEKIAARAYTQQYLADLLPAVFSSLTNHGFFYDSVEKDIETNFFPWLMTEVNSRLERRRTARHLLDSIIHDVAQMRVERFDELETQPEKCDE; from the exons ATGTCTTTTGCTTCGTATCGCCTCAGAGATCCGGGCGGAACTTACACCTTCTCCAGTCGACCGAGAGCCGTGGAGAACCGCTCCAAAGCTCCGCAACCACA GGCACTCAGAAATTATGGAAACATCATGTATGACCGTCGTGTCGTCAGAGGAAACACTTACACGCAGCACGTCTTACCCACC ACAGCTCAGGCGAACGCCGCTGAATCACAGCGACAGCAGGAGCTCAGGAGGAGAAACGTTACTCGAAGACGTGACACAAGCAGACTCAAGACTCCTGACGCCCTGCAGGGCAGGACGCACATCCACGTACAAACAG atcTTTATCTTGAAGAACTGAGTGACGTTGTCATGGCTGCAGACAACGAGTGTCAGACCGACGCTTTCCTGGACAAACCAGCGACGCCGCTCTTCATCCCTGCCAAAACTGGCAAAGATGTCGCAACGCAGATAGAGGATGGAGAG CTGTTTGACTTTGACAGGGAGGTGCAGCCAGTGTTGGAGGTGCTGGTGGGGAAGACGATGGAGCAGTCTTTgctggaggtgatggaggaggaggagctggccTGTCTGAGGGCACAGCAGAGGGCCTTCCAAGAGCTGCGGAATAACGAGCTGGCAGAGGTGCAGCGGCTACAGGAGCAGGAGAGACGGCGCAGCGAGGAGAAA AGACGCAGAGTGGCACAGCAGAGGGAGGCGCtgcagaaagagaaggagactGCAGAGAAAATTGCTGCCCGCGCCTACACGCAGCAGTACTTAGCCGATCTCCTACCTGCCGTCTTCAGCTCGCTCACAAACCACGGCTTCTTTTATGACTCTGTGGAGAAAG ATATTGAGACAAATTTCTTCCCGTGGCTGATGACAGAGGTGAACAGTCGTCTGGAGAGGAGGCGCACAGCGAGACACCTGCTGGACA gtatAATCCACGATGTGGCTCAGATGAGAGTGGAGCGCTTCGACGAGCTGGAAACACAGCCGGAGAAATGTGACGAATAA